From Brochothrix thermosphacta DSM 20171 = FSL F6-1036, a single genomic window includes:
- a CDS encoding glucose-6-phosphate isomerase, translated as MTHIKFDYSNALKFFGQHEMDYLQSAVTAAHNDLHNGTGVGNDALGWIDLPTNYDKEEYARIQAASKKIQSDSEVLIVVGIGGSYLGARAAIEFIKSSFNNVDSKEVRKAPQVFFAGNSISSTYLHDLIEFVKDKDFSVNIISKSGTTTEPALAFRVLKNLLVEKYGKEEAKSRIYATTDKAKGALKTESDNEGYETFVVPDDIGGRFSVLTAVGLLPIAAAGIDTDAILAGARQASEDLRSPKISENIAYQYAVARNVLYSKGKTVEMLINYEPSLQYFNEWWKQLFGESEGKDQKGIYPSSANYSTDLHSLGQYVQEGRRILMETVVKVAEPRFDIDIPSDEKNLDGLNFLAGKTVDYVNEKAFQGTLLAHTDGDVPNFVVEIPKLDEFSLGYLIYFFEKAVGLSGYLLGVNPFDQPGVEAYKKNMFALLGKPGFEAEKAELEARLDK; from the coding sequence ATGACTCATATTAAATTTGATTATTCAAATGCGTTGAAATTTTTCGGTCAACATGAAATGGACTATCTACAAAGTGCTGTAACAGCTGCCCATAATGATTTACATAATGGTACAGGTGTTGGTAACGACGCACTAGGTTGGATTGACTTGCCAACAAACTACGATAAAGAAGAATATGCTCGTATTCAAGCAGCTAGCAAAAAAATCCAAAGCGATTCAGAAGTATTAATCGTAGTCGGTATCGGTGGTTCTTATTTAGGAGCACGTGCAGCTATTGAATTTATTAAAAGCTCATTTAACAACGTCGACAGCAAAGAAGTTCGAAAAGCTCCACAAGTATTCTTTGCAGGTAACAGCATTAGCTCTACCTATTTACATGATCTAATCGAATTTGTTAAAGATAAAGATTTCTCGGTTAACATCATTTCAAAATCAGGTACAACAACAGAACCAGCATTAGCGTTCCGCGTGTTGAAAAACTTGTTAGTAGAAAAATATGGTAAAGAAGAAGCAAAATCACGTATTTATGCTACAACAGATAAAGCAAAAGGTGCATTGAAAACAGAATCTGATAACGAAGGTTACGAAACGTTTGTTGTACCAGATGATATCGGTGGCCGATTCTCAGTGTTAACAGCAGTAGGTCTTTTACCAATTGCAGCAGCTGGAATCGATACGGATGCTATCTTAGCAGGTGCACGTCAAGCAAGTGAAGACTTACGTAGTCCGAAAATCTCTGAAAACATTGCTTACCAATATGCAGTAGCGCGTAATGTTTTGTACAGCAAAGGTAAAACTGTTGAGATGTTAATCAACTATGAACCAAGCTTGCAATACTTTAACGAATGGTGGAAACAATTGTTTGGCGAAAGTGAAGGTAAAGATCAAAAAGGTATCTATCCTTCGTCAGCAAATTACTCAACAGATTTACACTCTTTAGGTCAATATGTTCAAGAAGGTCGTCGTATTCTTATGGAAACAGTTGTTAAAGTTGCAGAACCACGCTTTGATATTGATATTCCATCTGATGAAAAAAATCTTGATGGTTTGAACTTCCTTGCTGGTAAAACAGTTGATTATGTAAATGAAAAAGCTTTCCAAGGTACTTTGTTAGCACATACTGATGGTGATGTTCCTAACTTTGTAGTAGAAATCCCTAAATTAGATGAATTTTCTTTAGGATACTTGATTTACTTCTTTGAAAAAGCAGTTGGTCTTTCTGGTTACTTATTAGGAGTTAACCCATTTGATCAACCAGGTGTTGAAGCGTACAAGAAAAATATGTTTGCGCTTTTAGGAAAACCTGGTTTTGAAGCAGAAAAAGCTGAACTAGAAGCCCGCTTAGATAAATAA
- a CDS encoding M23 family metallopeptidase codes for MTGQREQHKGLDFAQPMNSAIKSADDGVVVFAGMGSNSNGFNNYGNVVLLEHKKSKEWTLYAHQNAVSVTKGQKVKQGQVIGKVGSTGQSTGAHLHFEIRKQQWGGQIDPAPILGVTGK; via the coding sequence GTGACAGGTCAACGGGAACAACATAAAGGCTTAGATTTTGCACAACCGATGAATTCAGCCATTAAATCCGCAGATGATGGCGTGGTAGTTTTTGCTGGAATGGGAAGCAATAGCAATGGCTTTAATAATTATGGAAATGTTGTGTTGTTGGAACATAAGAAGAGTAAAGAATGGACACTTTACGCCCATCAAAATGCTGTCAGCGTGACGAAAGGACAGAAAGTGAAACAAGGACAAGTCATCGGTAAAGTCGGTAGTACAGGGCAATCAACAGGGGCTCATTTGCATTTTGAAATCAGAAAACAACAATGGGGCGGACAAATTGATCCTGCACCAATTCTAGGAGTAACCGGAAAGTAG